One stretch of Plutella xylostella chromosome 15, ilPluXylo3.1, whole genome shotgun sequence DNA includes these proteins:
- the LOC105386127 gene encoding NEDD8-conjugating enzyme Ubc12 translates to MIKLFSLKQQKKDEEGSARPGGSQKKASAAQLRITKDLNELNLPKTCNTEFPDPDDLLNFKLIICPDEGFYRGGRFVFSFKVGPNYPHEPPKVKCETAVYHPNIDLEGNVCLNILREDWKPVLTVNSIVYGLQYLFLEPNPEDPLNKEAADELQSNRRLFEQHVQRAMRGGYVGSSYFERCLK, encoded by the exons ATGATTAAACTCTTTTCATTGAAACAACAAAAGAAAGATGAGGAAGGTTCGGCAAGACCGGGAGGTTCACAGAAGAAAGCATCAGCAGCACAATTGCGAATCACAAAAG ATTTGAATGAACTGAACCTTCCTAAAACCTGCAATACAGAGTTTCCTGACCCAGATGATTTactcaattttaaattaattatatgtcCAGATGAAGGATTCTATAGGGGTGGCCGATTTGTATTTAGTTTTAAG GTAGGACCAAACTATCCACATGAACCCCCCAAGGTGAAGTGTGAGACCGCAGTGTACCATCCAAACATTGACCTGGAAGGCAACGTGTGCCTCAACATCCTCCGAGAAGACTGGAAACCAGTGCTCACTGTCAACTCCATAGTTTACGGTCTACAATATTTATTCTTG GAGCCAAACCCCGAAGACCCTCTGAACAAGGAGGCCGCAGACGAGCTGCAGAGCAACCGCCGGCTGTTCGAGCAGCACGTGCAGCGAGCTATGCGCGGCGGCTACGTGGGCTCCTCCTACTTCGAGCGATGCCTCAAGTGA